One genomic region from Ammospiza caudacuta isolate bAmmCau1 chromosome 1, bAmmCau1.pri, whole genome shotgun sequence encodes:
- the KLHL7 gene encoding kelch-like protein 7, with product MATPGSEKSSKKKTEKKLAAREEAKLLASFMGVMNAMRKQKTLCDVILMVQERKIPAHRVVLASASHFFNLMFTTNMIESKSFEVELKDAEPDIIEQLVEFAYTARISVNSNNVQSLLDAANQYQIEPVKKMCVDFLKEQVDASNCLGISVLAECLDCPELKATADDFIHQHFTEVYKTDEFLQLDVKRVTHLLNQDTLTVRAEDQVYDAAVRWLKYDEPNRQPFMVDILAKVRFPLISKNFLSKTVQAEPLIQDNPECLKMVISGMRYHLLSPEDREELVEGTRPRRKKHDYRIALFGGSQPQSCRYFNPKDYSWTDIRCPFEKRRDAACVFWDNVVYILGGSQLFPIKRMDCYNVVKDSWYSKLGPPTPRDSLAACAAEGKIYTSGGSEVGNSALYLFECYDTRTESWHTKPSMLTQRCSHGMVEANGLIYVCGGSLGNNVSGRVLSSCEVYDPATETWTELCPMIEARKNHGLVFVKDKIFAVGGQNSLGGLDNVEYYDIKMNEWKMVSPMPWKGVTVKCAAVGPIVYVLAGFQGVGRLGHILEYNTETDKWTANSKVRAFPVTSCLICVVDTCGANEETLEI from the exons ATGGCCACGCCCGGGTCGGAGAAGAGCAGCAAGAAGAAGACGGAGAAGAAGCTCGCCGCCCGCGAGGAGGCGAAGCTGCTCGCCTCCTTCATGGGCGTCATGAACGCCATGCGCAAGCAG AAAACTCTTTGTGATGTCATTCTTATGGTTCAAGAAAGAAAGATCCCAGCTCACCGTGTTGTGCTTGCTTCAGCCAGTCATTTTTTTAACTTGATGTTTACTA CAAATATGATTGAATCAAAGTCCTTTGAAGTGGAGCTAAAAGATGCAGAGCCTGACATTATTGAACAGCTCGTGGAGTTTGCTTATACTGCAAG AATCTCAGTTAACAGCAATAATGTCCAGTCTTTACTAGATGCAGCAAACCAGTATCAGATTGAACCTGTGAAAAAAATGTGTGTGgactttttaaaagaacaagTTGATGCTTCCAATTGTCTTG GCATAAGTGTGCTAGCAGAATGCCTAGACTGCCCAGAGCTGAAAGCCACTGCAGATGACTTCATCCATCAGCATTTCACTGAGGTTTACAAGACAGATGAGTTTCTGCAGCTCGATGTTAAACGTGTGACACATCTCTTGAACCAAGACACACTCACAGTGAGGGCAGAAGACCAG GTTTATGATGCAGCAGTCAGATGGCTGAAGTACGACGAGCCAAATCGCCAGCCCTTCATGGTTGATATTCTTGCTAAAGTCCGATTTCCTCTAATATCAAAGAACTTCTTAAGTAAAACTGTTCAGGCTGAACCACTTATTCAGGATAACCCAGAATGCCTTAAAATGGTGATCA gTGGGATGCGGTACCACCTCCTTTCCCCGGAAGACAGAGAAGAGTTGGTGGAAGGCACGCGGCCGAGAAGAAAAAAGCATGATTATCGCATTGCTTTGTTTGGAGGCTCTCAGCCCCAGTCCTGCAGATATTTTAACCCCAAG GATTACAGCTGGACAGACATCCGATGTCCCTTTGAAAAGCGCAGGGATGCAGCTTGTGTCTTCTGGGACAACGTAGTTTATATTTTGGGTGGTTCCCAGCTCTTCCCTATAAAGCGAATGGACTGCTACAATGTGGTGAAGGATAGCTGGTATTCCAAGCTAGGACCTCCAACACCTCGAGATAGCcttgcagcctgtgctgctgagggcaaAATTTATACATCTGGTGGTTCAGAAGTGG gCAATTCTGCACTGTATTTATTTGAATGCTATGACACGAGAACAGAGAGCTGGCACACGAAGCCCAGCATGCTGACTCAGCGTTGCAGCCATGGAATGGTGGAGGCCAATGGGCTCATTTATGTGTGTGGAGGCAGCCTGGGGAACAATGTTTCCGGAAGAGTCCTGAGTTCCTGTGAAGTTTATGACCCAGCCACAGAAAC GTGGACTGAACTGTGTCCAATGATTGAAGCCAGAAAGAATCATGGGCTGGTGTTTGTAAAGGACAAAATATTTGCCGTGGGTGGACAAAACAGTTTAG GTGGCCTTGATAATGTAGAATATTATGATATCAAGATGAATGAATGGAAGATGGTGTCTCCAATGCCATGGAAAGGTGTAACAGTGAagtgtgctgctgtgggacctATAGTCTATGTCCTGGCTGGTTTTCAGGGTGTTGGTCGCTTAGGGCACATTCTTGAATATAACACTGAAACAGACAAGTGGACAGCCAACTCCAAAGTCCGTGCTTTCCCAGTGACAAGTTGTTTAATCTGTGTGGTAGACACTTGTGGAGCAAATGAAGAAACTCTGGAGATCTGA
- the LOC131554466 gene encoding nucleoporin NUP42-like, with product MMSRPPLSPGVNSPRQRGAGAIVLRLCGARARPREGHLRSAGTAPPALRARARRDVGRLPLLPRCPLRAAAAGGSPGAERAGPGGSRLGLSGQPLVRHSQDCALAEGPRDGPRGRGKAARASLLPGAAAAAACCSHSRRPRCGAASEGEALNGEPKAALAYLYSCSKSRRLPIHLGRFTPLEFCNESFVSPTIDAVELLAEQWENWLIQWKALNAVAKAALVSAFKATGTQAAPAFGMGGQQTSGFGLSSFPVSSSSSSTSASNFSFKASSSLISPASSGSSPAAGSSSAAANPPAFGTASSPSTAQSVGFGSLAAPSAASFSFKAAATAGAFGTSGFSGFGSASAGSSASSPAAAFGAFGATVAPSGSPSSGALFGQGGSATAHPVTSASAAATNASPASDKLFTPKSELSAEEWQQFEAKEFTIGKIPLKPPPVELLNAFDLFSLF from the exons ATGATG TCGCGGCCCCCGTTGTCGCCAGGGGTGAATAGTCCCCGGcagcgcggggcgggcgcgATCGTCCTTCGGCTCTGCGGGGCTCGGGCCCGGCCCCGGGAGGGGCATCTTCGCTCTGCGGGCACCGCACCCCCGGCGCTCCGAGCCCGAGCGCGGCGGGACGTTGGGCGGCTCCCGCTCCTGCCCCGGTGCCCGCTCCGTGCGGCCGCTGCCGGCGGGAGCCCCGGAGCAgagcgggccgggccgggcgggtCTCGGCTGGGGCTGTCGGGGCAGCCTCTGGTTCGGCACTCCCAGGATTGTGCGCTGGCTGAAGGACCGCGGGATGGGCCACGGGGCCGTGGGAAAGCGGCCCGGGCATCTCTGCTgccgggagcggcggcagcagctgcGTGCTGTTCCCATTCTCGCCGCCCTCGGTGTGGGGCAGCTTCGGAAGGCGAGGCACTAAACGGAGAGCCGAAGGCAGCGCTTGCCTATCTTTATTCGTGCTCGAAGAGCCGGCGTTTGCCAATTCATCTGGGGCGTTTTACGCCTCTGGAGTTCTGTAATGAATCCTTCGTGTCTCCCACT aTAGATGCTGTTGAACTGTTAGCAGAACAGTGGGAAAATTGGCTGATACAGTGGAAAGCTTTAAATGCAGTAGCCAAAGCAGCATTG GTCTCTGCTTTCAAGGCCACAGGCACTCAAGCAGCACCTGCCTTTGGAATGGGAGGACAGCAAACCTCAGGCTTTGGGCTGTCAA GCtttcctgtgagcagcagcagcagcagcaccagtgccAGCAATTTCTCCTTTAAAGCCAGTTCCAGCCTCATCAGTCCAGCATCttctgggagcagccctgctgctgggagctcttctgctgctgcaaatcCTCCTGCATTTGGGACAGcatcctctcccagcacagcccagtccGTCGGCTTTGGCAGCCTGGCCGCTCCCTCCGCAGCCTCCTTCTCCTTCAAAGCAGCTGCCACAGCCGGTGCCTTTGGGACTTCTGGCTTCTCAGGCTTTGGCAGTGcttctgctgggagctctgcaagcagccctgcagcagcctttGGAGCCTTTGGTGCCACCGTAGCCCCTTCTGGCTCGCCCTCGAGCGGAGCTTTATTTGGGCAGGGCGGCAGTGCCACTGCCCATCCTGTCACCTCAGCGTCTGCTGCAGCCACCAacgccagccctgcctcagACAAGTTGTTCACTCCCAAGAGCGAACTGTCAGCGGAAGAGTGGCAACAGTTTGAAGCAAAGGAGTTCACAATTGGAAAGATTCCTCTGAAGCCACCACCAGTAGaacttttaaatgcttttgaCCTTTTCAGTTTATTCTGA